AATCATGGCCAGTCACCTCAGGACGGCCGATGGCTGACAGCTAGCTGCACATGGTCGTTGGCGTCGGCGATTCTGAGGGCGGCGCGGACGCGGCTAACATGATGAAACCTGCCCTGGCGCGCGGCGACCTGCGCTGCATCGGCGCTACCACGATTGCCGAGTACCGGAGGTACATCGAGTCGGACTCGGCCCTGGAGCGGCGGTTCGAGCGGGTCGTTGTGAACGAGCCGACGCGAGATGAGACGCTGCAGATGCTCAAGGGCATCCGGCCCAAGCTTGAGGCGCATCACGAGACGAGAATCCCGGACGAGGCGTTGGAGGCTGCCGTTGACCTGTCGGTACGCTTCGACACCGACCATCAATTGCCCGACAAGGCTATCGACCTTGTGGACAAGGCCGGGGCGCGAAAGCGCGTGCCGATGTTGAGTATGGCTCCGGGCAGTAAGGCAGGACCGGGACGACCGAAGTCAGAAGTCAGAGATCAGAAGTCAGAATGCAGAAGTGGCGTAAGAGGAGCCGGGGCTGAGGAGACGGGTGGCGAGGTTACGGCACGGACCATAGCGGAGGTGCTGGCGGAGAAGATGGGGCTGCCGCTGGACGTGGTGGCCGGGCATCTTGCGGGCACATCGCAGGCGAGGATGCTCGCGATGGAGCGGTTCCTGAAGGAGCATCTGGTCGGACAGGATCAGGCCGTTGAGCAGGTGTGTCGCCGCCTCGTAACCGCGCATGCCGGGTTGAGCACACGGCGCGGGCCGCTCGGCGTGTTCCTGTTTGTCGGGCCGACCGGCGTCGGCAAGACCGAGCTGGCGAAGCTCAGCGCGCAGTACCTGTTCGGCACTGACGCCGCGTTGATACGACTGGACATGTCCGAGTTCATGGAGGAACACAGCGTATCCAAGCTGGTCGGTTCTCCGCCGGGCTACATCGGACACGACGAGGAAGGGCAGTTGACGGGCAGGCTGCGCACGAAGCCGTATTCGGTCGTGCTGCTGGACGAGGTCGAGAAGGCTCATCCGCGCGTGATGGACATGTTCCTGCAGGTCTTCGATGAAGGCAGGCTGACCGACAGCAAGGGCAGGACGGCCGACGCGAGGAACGCCATCTTCATCATGACCTCGAACCTGGCCTCGCGGCCCAGGGAGGAGAAGCACATCGGGTTCGTGCCGCAGGAACCTGCGGCAGCGAAGGCCTCGTGGGTTGCCGCGGTCGGCCGGCACTTCCGGCCCGAGTTCATCAACCGGATTGATGAAGTCGTGGCGTTCTGGCCGCTCAGCGAGGACGCCGTAAGGACTATCCTGAAGCCGATGCTGGACGAGATACGCGACCGGCTGAGAGAGCAGTATGGCGTGGCTATCGAGTTCGGAGAAGGAACCGAAAACTACATCGTCAGCGTGGGCTACAGTCCCGCGCTTGGCGCAAGGGAGTTGCGTCGGACCGTTGAGCGCCTGGTCCAGGCGCCGCTGAGCGACATGGCCCTTAGTGGCAGGTTGAAGGAGCACGGCAAGTGGCGGATGGTTCGCACTGGCAGTGGCCTCTCTCTTGTTCCCGTTGGCGCGTCATAACGCGATCGAGAACTCAGGAGGCAGAAAGTGACTATTGACACGGCCCAAGGCATTTTGGATATACGATCTGGGATTGCCGAGACCGCTGACGGCGTCGTTCGTACATCGTTACTTCGTACATCGTTGTTCGTTCCCAGACGGACCGAGCGTGGGGTCGGAGAACGATGAACGTTGTACGAATCTGCCGAACCAACGAATGGGAGCGGTAAGCCGTGAGCTGTAAGCCGAGAGCGAATGTCGATTGCCGATTGGCGGGACCGCTGACGACTCACGGCCTACAGCTAACGGCTAGCAGCTTGCGGCCTCGGTCGGACAGGGCAGGTCGTGTGCGTTGACTTTGCCCGCCTTGAGCATAGACTGATTTCATGCAGAACTACAATCTGCCGATAATCATCGAGAAGAATGAGGACGGCTACATCGCCTATTGCCCGGAACTTCAGGGCTGTTATACGCAGGGCGACACGTACGAGGAAGCGCTGGCCAACATAAAGGATGCCATCGCTCTGCATATCCAGGACCGGGTTGAGAACGGCGAGTCCGTCTCCCGTCCCGAGGTCTTGAACATCGCCACTGTTGAAGTGGCGGTATGAGCCCGAGACTGCCGCGCCGGACCGCATCCGAGGTCCGTCGGGCCATCGAGAAGGCGGGTTTGTTCTCTCCCGCCAATCCGGAAGCCATCAGATATTCCGCAACGCGAAAGGCCGGCGCATTACCTTGCCGGCTCACGCCGGCAGGACGCTCCACCCGAAGATACTCAAACGCATTCTCGCCGACGCCGAACTGACGGCGGATGAGTTCGAGAAGCTGGTCTAGCCCGGCCTGGGGAAGCGCCGGGGATTGCGTGCGGAATTCGAGGGACAGCAGATGATCATTGACACGGCCCAAGTCATTTTGGATTTACGATTTTCGATTGCCGAGACCGCTAACGGCCTACGGCTAACAGCTTACGGCCTCGGTCGTTCATCGTTCCTTCGTGTATCGTCGGCTCGTTCGGGCAAGGCAGTCGATTGCCGATTGGCGGGCATGGGTCGTTCATCGTTCATTCGTCCATCGTTCTTGGCCTCAGCGGCCCCTGTCCGACAGCGCATCCGTGGTTGCATCCGGTCTGGTCGTGGCTTCCGTT
The DNA window shown above is from candidate division WOR-3 bacterium and carries:
- a CDS encoding type II toxin-antitoxin system HicB family antitoxin translates to MQNYNLPIIIEKNEDGYIAYCPELQGCYTQGDTYEEALANIKDAIALHIQDRVENGESVSRPEVLNIATVEVAV
- a CDS encoding ATP-dependent Clp protease ATP-binding subunit, which codes for MVVGVGDSEGGADAANMMKPALARGDLRCIGATTIAEYRRYIESDSALERRFERVVVNEPTRDETLQMLKGIRPKLEAHHETRIPDEALEAAVDLSVRFDTDHQLPDKAIDLVDKAGARKRVPMLSMAPGSKAGPGRPKSEVRDQKSECRSGVRGAGAEETGGEVTARTIAEVLAEKMGLPLDVVAGHLAGTSQARMLAMERFLKEHLVGQDQAVEQVCRRLVTAHAGLSTRRGPLGVFLFVGPTGVGKTELAKLSAQYLFGTDAALIRLDMSEFMEEHSVSKLVGSPPGYIGHDEEGQLTGRLRTKPYSVVLLDEVEKAHPRVMDMFLQVFDEGRLTDSKGRTADARNAIFIMTSNLASRPREEKHIGFVPQEPAAAKASWVAAVGRHFRPEFINRIDEVVAFWPLSEDAVRTILKPMLDEIRDRLREQYGVAIEFGEGTENYIVSVGYSPALGARELRRTVERLVQAPLSDMALSGRLKEHGKWRMVRTGSGLSLVPVGAS